The following are encoded together in the Drosophila biarmipes strain raj3 chromosome 3L, RU_DBia_V1.1, whole genome shotgun sequence genome:
- the LOC108034649 gene encoding iduronate 2-sulfatase: MTSARLLLPLLLPVLLDAVAPLPPRRPNVVMVIFDDLRPVIGAFGDPLASTPYLDAFAQGSHVFTRTYSQQSLCAPSRNSLLTGRRPDTLHLYDFYSYWRTFTGNFTTLPQYFKEHGYYTYSCGKVFHPGLSSNNTDDYPLSWSAPAFRPRTEQFMNSPVCPDKEGILRKNLICPVELQTQPYKTLPDIESVAEALRFVESRRRNNREPFFLAMGFHKPHINFRFPRQFLSRFKLSQFYNYTEDSFKPPDMPAVAWNPYTDVRARDDFKHSNISFPYGPISRHQAAQIRQGYYASVAYVDDLFGKLIGGLDLDETVVVVLGDHGWSLGEHAEWAKYSNFEVALRVPLIIRTPQFPLAQTKYYHGITELLDVFPTLVDLAGLPKLPACQSSQQLTCGEGKSLYFQLMGLGMADEHVALSQYPRPGMLPTKHPNSDKPKLRNIKIMGYSLRTDIYRYTLWVRFHAQNFSRDWHDVYGEELYDHRLDSGEELNLVPLPEFDDVRQRLRRRLMEVVGS; this comes from the exons ATGACCAGTGCTCGTCTTCTGCTCCCGCTGTTGCTTCCAGTGCTGCTGGACGCAGTTGCTCCCCTACCGCCACGACGACCCAATGTGGTGATGGTGATCTTCGACGATTTGCGTCCAGTAATCGGCGCCTTTGGCGATCCGCTGGCCAGCACTCCGTATCTAGATGCTTTTGCGCAGGGTAGTCATGTCTTCACAAGGACTTACAGTCAG CAATCGCTGTGTGCCCCCAGCCGGAACTCCCTGCTCACAGGACGAAGACCGGATACTTTGCATCTGTATGACTTCTACAGTTACTGGCGCACTTTCACCGGAAACTTTACCACTTTGCCGCAGTACTTCAAGGAGCATGGTTACTACACCTACAGCTGTGGCAAGGTATTCCACCCCGGGCTGTCCTCCAACAACACGGACGACTATCCGCTGAGTTGGTCAGCTCCGGCATTTCGTCCTCGCACCGAGCAGTTTATGAACTCACCGGTGTGTCCAGATAAGGAGGGCATTCTCCGCAAGAATCTCATCTGCCCCGTGGAACTGCAAACGCAGCCTTACAAGACCCTGCCAGACATCGAGTCCGTGGCGGAGGCCTTACGCTTTGTGGAATCCCGGAGGAGAAACAACCGAGAGCCCTTCTTCCTGGCCATGGGTTTCCACAAGCCTCACATAAATTTTCGCTTTCCTCGGCAATTTCTGTCGAGATTTAAACTTTCGCAGTTTTACAACTACACGGAGGACAGTTTCAAGCCGCCGGATATGCCGGCTGTGGCCTGGAATCCCTACACGGATGTCCGGGCCCGGGATGACTTCAAGCACTCAAATATATCCTTTCCCTATGGACCGATTTCCCGGCATCAGGCTGCCCAGATACGACAGGGATACTACGCCTCGGTGGCCTATGTGGACGATCTGTTTGGCAAGCTGATCGGCGGACTGGATCTGGATGAGaccgtggtggtggtgctgggggACCATGGCTGGTCCCTGGGCGAACACGCTGAGTGGGCCAAGTACAGCAACTTCGAGGTGGCTCTCAGGGTGCCACTGATCATTAGAACCCCGCAGTTTCCTCTAGCCCAAACGAAGTACTACCACGGGATCACAGAACTCCTGGATGTGTTTCCCACCTTGGTGGATCTGGCGGGGCTTCCCAAGTTGCCAGCTTGCCAGAGTTCCCAGCAGTTGACTTGCGGCGAGGGGAAAAGTCTTTATTTCCAGCTAATGGGTTTGGGTATGG CTGATGAGCATGTGGCCCTCAGTCAGTATCCCCGACCCGGAATGCTGCCCACAAAGCACCCAAATAGCGACAAGCCCAAGCTGAGGAACATCAAGATCATGGGCTATAGCCTCAGAACCGATATCTACAGGTATACCTTGTGGGTGAGATTTCATGCCCAGAACTTTAGCAGAG ACTGGCACGACGTGTACGGCGAGGAGTTGTACGACCATCGCCTGGACTCTGGGGAGGAGTTGAACCTGGTGCCGCTGCCCGAGTTCGACGATGTGCGCCAGCGCCTGCGCCGGCGTTTGATGGAGGTCGTGGGCAGCTAG